A genomic region of Apus apus isolate bApuApu2 chromosome 24, bApuApu2.pri.cur, whole genome shotgun sequence contains the following coding sequences:
- the SMIM44 gene encoding small integral membrane protein 44, translating to MALLGGTPLPGTREAWGSRHLLQYPPEEEEEEGVLYVDYKPPALDTIRLPRSVLYLLMAASLVLTVAYAIVGHLIKDLMHDFADWAFGPKPEEEEEVMAKGIMAEVEWLDEDDVLVETKLESTASGALPGMDVPPGLLTAAPGTSISFADPPKKRFF from the exons ATGGCCCTGTTGGGGGGCACCCCACTTCCTGGCACCAGGGAGGCATGGGGGTCACGGCACTTGCTGCAGTATCCCCccgaagaggaggaggaggagggggtgcTGTATGTGGACTACAAGCCCCCTGCCCTGGACACCATCCGCCTGCCCCGCTCTGTCCTTTACCTGCTGATGGCGGCCAGCCTGGTGCTGACGGTGGCATATGCCATCGTGGGCCACCTCATCAAGGACCTGATGCATGACTTTGCGG ACTGGGCGTTTGGGCCCAagccagaggaggaggaggaggtgatgGCCAAGGGGATCATGGCGGAGGTGGAGTGGCTGGATGAGGACGACGTGCTGGTAGAGACGAAACTGGAGAGCACGGCCAGCGGAGCCCTGCCCGGCATGGACGTCCCGCCGGGGCTGCTCACTGCTGCCCCCGGCACCTCCATCTCCTTCGCCGACCCACCCAAGAAGAGGTTCTTCTAA
- the DOHH gene encoding deoxyhypusine hydroxylase codes for MVTEEEVAAIGRTLLDAAQPLPARFRALFTLRNLGGQAAVGWISRAFGDSSALLKHELAYCLGQMGDEAAIPVLIQVLQDTSQEPMVRHEAGEALGAIGNPDVLDILKRYSEDPVVEVAETCQLAVRRLEWLQENKQDPGSSPYLSVDPAPPAEETDVAELRRALLDESRPLFERYRAMFALRNLGGPAAVLALAEGLCAGSALFRHEIGYVLGQLQHEACVPQLTAALRSRSESPMVRHECAEALGAIARPSCLETLRAFAQDEERVVRESCQVALDMYEYENGAQFQYADGLCKLQAPA; via the exons ATGGTgacagaggaggaggtggctgccATCGGCCGGACACTGCTGGACGCGGCGCAGCCTCTGCCCGCCCGGTTCCGGGCCCTGTTCACCTTGCGCAACCTGGGCGGGCAGGCGGCCGTGGGCTGGATCAGCCGGGCCTTCGGGGACAGCTCCGCGCTGCTGAAGCACGAGCTGGCCTATTGCCTGGGGCAGATGGGGGACGAGGCGGCCATTCCCGTGCTCAtccaggtgctgcaggacaCCAGCCAGGAGCCCATGGTCCGACACGAAGCAG GTGAAGCCCTGGGTGCTATCGGGAACCCCGATGTGCTGGATATCTTGAAGCGCTATTCAGAGGATCCTGTGGTTGAG GTGGCAGAGACATGTCAGCTGGCAGTGAGGAGGCTGGAGTGGCTGCAGGAGAACAAGCAGGATCCAGGCTCCAGCCCCTACCTCTCTGTGGATCCTGCCCCACCTGCCGAGGAGACGGACGTGGCCGAGCTCCGCAGAGCCCTCCTGGACGAGTCCCGCCCGCTGTTCGAGCGCTACCGGGCCATGTTTGCCCTGCGGAACCTGGGGGGCCCGGCGGCCGTGCTGGCGCTGGCGGAGG GGCTGTGTGCGGGCAGCGCCCTGTTCCGCCACGAGATCGGGTACGTGCTGGGCCAGCTGCAGCACGAGGCCTGCGTCCCGCAGCTGACGGCCGCGCTGCGCAGCCGCTCCGAGAGCCCCATGGTGCGGCACGAGTGCGCCGAGGCCCTGGGCGCCATCGCCCGCCCCTCCTGCCTGGAGACCCTGCGCGCCTTCGCCCAGGACGAGGAGCGGGTGGTGCGGGAGAGCTGCCAGGTGGCTCTGGACATGTACGAGTACGAGAACGGTGCCCAGTTCCAGTACGCTGATGGGCTCTGCAAGCTGCAGGCCCCTGCCTGA